In one window of Nocardia brasiliensis DNA:
- a CDS encoding TrmH family RNA methyltransferase, giving the protein MDALSERNPRVVSAVKLHRGAQRRKTGLFLAEGANSVAAALDTGRVRELFYSAGAAAREHELVAGAAAGGVRTTLVSDRAAQQLGETVTAPGLVAVCELLDVALSEVLDTAPRMLAVPVEMAEPGNAGTLIRVADSVGADGVVLAGDSVDPHNGKCVRASAGSLFHVPIARQRDIGETLDALAGAGITILATAANGEVDLDDADELFTRPVAWLFGNEAHGLDPAVARRADHRLRIPIRGRAESLNLATAAAICLYANSRVRYAR; this is encoded by the coding sequence GTGGACGCGCTCTCCGAGCGCAATCCGCGGGTCGTTTCCGCTGTCAAACTGCATCGCGGCGCGCAGCGTCGCAAGACCGGTCTCTTTCTGGCCGAAGGTGCTAATTCCGTTGCCGCGGCGCTGGATACCGGCCGGGTGCGGGAGCTGTTCTATTCCGCCGGTGCCGCCGCCCGCGAACACGAGTTGGTCGCCGGTGCCGCCGCGGGCGGCGTGCGCACCACGCTGGTCAGCGACCGCGCCGCCCAGCAGCTCGGCGAAACCGTTACCGCCCCGGGGCTGGTCGCGGTATGCGAGCTGCTCGACGTGGCGCTGAGCGAGGTGCTCGACACCGCGCCGCGGATGCTCGCCGTACCGGTCGAGATGGCCGAGCCGGGCAACGCGGGCACCCTGATCCGGGTCGCCGATTCGGTGGGCGCGGATGGTGTCGTGCTGGCCGGTGATTCGGTCGACCCGCACAACGGCAAGTGCGTGCGCGCCAGCGCGGGCAGCCTGTTCCATGTGCCGATCGCCAGGCAGCGCGATATCGGCGAGACGCTGGATGCCCTTGCCGGAGCGGGTATCACGATCCTGGCGACCGCCGCGAACGGCGAGGTCGACCTCGACGACGCCGATGAGCTGTTCACCCGCCCGGTGGCGTGGCTGTTCGGCAACGAGGCCCACGGGCTCGATCCCGCCGTCGCCCGCCGCGCCGATCATCGCCTGCGCATCCCCATCCGCGGCCGCGCGGAAAGCCTGAACCTGGCCACCGCCGCGGCCATCTGTCTCTACGCCAACTCCCGCGTCCGCTACGCGCGATAG
- a CDS encoding DUF1844 domain-containing protein encodes MTDELDDAVRELADIPAVEVISRAAVMLMSSAAEKLGLADEDPDNSARRDLDEARRVITALAGLVTASVEYLGPHAGPIRDGLQSLQRAFREASAHPDEPGKGPGEKYTGPVY; translated from the coding sequence ATGACTGATGAGCTCGACGACGCCGTGCGCGAACTGGCCGACATCCCCGCGGTGGAGGTGATCAGCCGGGCCGCCGTGATGCTGATGAGTTCGGCGGCGGAGAAGCTCGGGCTCGCGGACGAGGATCCGGACAACAGCGCGCGCCGCGATCTGGACGAGGCGCGCCGGGTGATCACCGCGCTGGCCGGTCTGGTCACCGCGTCGGTGGAATACCTGGGCCCGCACGCGGGCCCGATCCGGGACGGACTCCAGTCGTTGCAGCGCGCGTTCCGGGAGGCGTCGGCACATCCGGACGAGCCTGGCAAGGGGCCGGGCGAGAAGTACACCGGGCCCGTCTACTGA
- the infC gene encoding translation initiation factor IF-3, which yields MQLLRAVVLTTPLDLGGPISTETRINDRIRVPEVRLIGPSGEQVGIVRVEDALRVAMEADLDLVEVAPDARPPVCKIMDYGKFKYETAQKARESRKNQVQTVIKEQKLRPKIDDHDYATKRGHVMRFLEAGSKVKVTIMFRGREQSRPELGYRLLQRLAADVADLGFVETSAKQDGRNMTMVLAPHKGAKTRVKAQQESSAPRPQQPAAQQSTAPAAAAAEQADSPQ from the coding sequence TTGCAGTTATTGCGTGCGGTCGTCTTGACGACACCGCTTGACCTAGGAGGCCCCATCAGCACTGAGACCCGCATCAACGATCGCATCCGTGTTCCCGAGGTCCGGCTCATCGGACCCAGCGGCGAGCAGGTTGGGATCGTGCGTGTTGAAGATGCACTACGCGTCGCCATGGAGGCAGATCTCGATCTCGTCGAGGTCGCTCCGGATGCACGTCCGCCGGTCTGCAAGATCATGGACTACGGCAAGTTCAAGTACGAGACGGCGCAGAAGGCGCGCGAGTCTCGGAAGAACCAGGTGCAGACCGTGATCAAGGAGCAGAAGCTCCGCCCGAAGATCGACGACCACGACTACGCGACCAAGAGGGGCCACGTGATGCGCTTCCTCGAGGCCGGGTCGAAGGTCAAGGTGACCATCATGTTCCGTGGTCGCGAGCAGTCCAGGCCCGAACTGGGTTACCGGCTGTTGCAGCGGCTCGCCGCGGACGTGGCGGACCTGGGGTTCGTCGAGACCTCGGCCAAGCAGGACGGTCGCAACATGACTATGGTCCTCGCGCCGCACAAGGGCGCGAAGACGCGGGTGAAAGCCCAGCAGGAGTCGTCGGCTCCGCGGCCGCAGCAGCCCGCTGCGCAGCAGAGCACGGCGCCCGCCGCGGCTGCGGCCGAGCAGGCCGACTCGCCGCAGTAA
- the pheT gene encoding phenylalanine--tRNA ligase subunit beta: protein MRVAQSWLTDIIQRTTPDWSVTPEELDAGFVRVGLEVEEVDKLEPVTGTIDKPLVVGRVAEITELTEFKKPIRFCKVDVGNPELQEIVCGATNFAVGDLVVVVLPGGVLPGGFAISSRKTYGHVSNGMICSVAELGIGKDHAGILVLEPGTAEPGTDANVLLGLDDTVIELNITPDRGYCFSVRGLARELACGFDLDYADPAVRTLPDDQAPAWPLRIEPASGCTRFAVRRVTGIDPNAVSPWWLQRRLLLAGVRPISPAVDVTNYVMLELGQPLHAFDAAKLTGELVVRAANKGETLRTLDEVERTLDAEDVVIADDSGVVSLAGVMGGASTEVGAETTDIVLEAATWNPLLVYRTARRHKLSSEASKRYERVVDPEINVVALDRAATLLAEIAGGTVEAVLTDVRVPVPAAAPIRMDIDLADRVAGVVYPTGTAARRLAQIGCTVEVAVDESTGHGQLVVSPPSWRPDLAQPADLVEEVLRLEGLEQIPSVLPTAPAGRGFTGTQRRRRAVSRALAFAGAVEVPAPVFLPAGVFDVWGLDADDPRRATTRVLNPLDVERAELATTLLPGLLEVAARNISRGARDLAIYGIAQVVLPGDNVRPVEALPVDRRPSDEQIAELIDSLPAQPVHVAAVLTGRREPRGPWGQGRPAEAADAFALADTVAEAAGVTIERRAAAHLPWHPGRCAELVVDGAVIGHAGELHPAVLERSGLPPRTCAVELDLDALPLREQRPAPTISPFPAVLQDVSVSVEQATPAASVESALRSGGGELLEDIALFDVYEGAQAGEGRKSLTYALRFRATDRTLTEDEASAARDAAVAAAAAAVGAVLRG from the coding sequence GTGCGAGTAGCGCAGTCCTGGCTGACCGACATCATCCAGCGCACCACCCCCGACTGGTCGGTGACGCCGGAGGAGCTCGACGCGGGCTTCGTCCGGGTCGGGCTCGAGGTCGAGGAGGTCGACAAGCTCGAGCCCGTCACCGGCACGATCGATAAGCCCCTTGTCGTCGGCCGCGTCGCCGAGATCACCGAACTCACCGAGTTCAAGAAGCCGATCCGGTTCTGCAAGGTCGATGTCGGCAACCCGGAGCTGCAGGAGATCGTCTGCGGCGCAACCAACTTCGCCGTCGGTGATCTGGTCGTGGTGGTGCTGCCCGGCGGCGTGCTGCCCGGCGGGTTCGCGATCTCCTCGCGCAAGACCTACGGACACGTATCCAACGGCATGATCTGCTCGGTCGCCGAACTCGGCATCGGCAAGGACCACGCGGGCATCCTGGTGCTCGAGCCGGGCACCGCCGAGCCGGGTACCGACGCGAATGTGCTGCTCGGCCTCGACGATACGGTGATCGAGCTCAACATCACCCCCGACCGCGGCTACTGCTTCTCGGTGCGCGGCCTGGCCAGGGAGCTCGCCTGCGGCTTCGATCTCGACTACGCCGATCCGGCCGTGCGCACCCTGCCCGACGACCAGGCACCGGCCTGGCCGCTCCGGATCGAACCCGCGTCCGGGTGCACCCGCTTCGCGGTCCGCCGGGTCACCGGCATCGACCCGAATGCGGTGAGCCCCTGGTGGTTACAGCGCAGACTGCTGCTTGCCGGGGTGCGCCCGATCTCGCCCGCGGTAGACGTCACCAACTACGTGATGCTCGAACTCGGCCAGCCGCTGCACGCCTTCGATGCCGCGAAGCTGACCGGCGAGCTGGTGGTTCGTGCCGCGAACAAGGGCGAGACGCTGCGCACCCTCGACGAGGTCGAGCGCACCCTCGACGCCGAGGACGTGGTGATCGCCGACGATTCCGGTGTCGTGTCGCTGGCCGGTGTGATGGGCGGGGCGAGCACCGAGGTCGGCGCCGAGACCACCGATATCGTGCTGGAAGCCGCCACCTGGAACCCGCTGCTGGTCTACCGGACCGCACGCAGGCACAAGCTGTCCTCGGAGGCGAGCAAGCGGTACGAGCGGGTCGTCGACCCGGAGATCAACGTCGTCGCGCTCGACCGCGCCGCCACGCTGCTTGCCGAGATCGCCGGTGGCACAGTCGAAGCCGTGCTCACCGACGTGCGTGTCCCGGTGCCCGCGGCCGCGCCGATCCGGATGGACATCGATCTGGCCGATCGCGTCGCCGGGGTGGTCTACCCGACCGGTACCGCCGCGCGCAGGCTCGCCCAGATCGGCTGCACCGTCGAGGTCGCGGTGGACGAGTCCACCGGGCACGGCCAGCTGGTGGTCAGCCCGCCGAGCTGGCGGCCGGACCTGGCCCAGCCCGCCGATCTGGTGGAGGAGGTGCTGCGGCTCGAAGGGCTCGAGCAGATCCCGTCGGTGCTGCCGACCGCGCCCGCCGGGCGTGGTTTCACCGGCACCCAGCGCCGCCGCCGCGCGGTGAGCCGGGCACTGGCGTTCGCGGGCGCGGTCGAGGTGCCCGCGCCGGTGTTCCTGCCCGCCGGTGTGTTCGACGTCTGGGGCCTGGACGCCGACGACCCGCGCCGGGCGACCACTCGGGTGCTCAACCCGCTCGATGTCGAGCGGGCCGAGCTGGCCACCACGCTGCTGCCCGGCCTGCTGGAAGTGGCCGCCCGCAACATCTCTCGCGGCGCGCGCGACCTCGCCATCTACGGCATCGCCCAGGTGGTGCTGCCCGGCGACAACGTGCGTCCGGTCGAGGCACTGCCGGTGGACCGCAGGCCAAGCGACGAGCAGATCGCCGAACTGATCGACTCGTTGCCCGCCCAGCCGGTGCATGTCGCCGCGGTGCTGACCGGTCGCCGCGAGCCGCGTGGCCCGTGGGGCCAGGGCCGTCCGGCCGAGGCCGCGGACGCGTTCGCGCTCGCCGACACGGTGGCCGAGGCCGCGGGCGTCACGATCGAGCGTCGCGCCGCCGCGCACCTGCCGTGGCACCCGGGCCGCTGCGCGGAGCTGGTCGTGGACGGTGCGGTCATCGGACACGCGGGTGAATTGCACCCGGCGGTGCTGGAACGTTCCGGTCTGCCGCCGCGCACCTGCGCGGTCGAACTCGATCTCGACGCGCTCCCGCTGCGTGAGCAGCGCCCGGCGCCGACGATCTCGCCGTTCCCCGCGGTGCTGCAGGACGTTTCGGTGAGCGTCGAGCAGGCCACCCCGGCGGCATCGGTGGAATCGGCGCTGCGCAGCGGCGGTGGCGAACTGCTCGAAGACATCGCGCTGTTCGACGTCTACGAGGGCGCCCAGGCAGGCG
- the rplT gene encoding 50S ribosomal protein L20: MARVKRAVNAQKKRRSILEASKGYRGQRSRLYRKAKEQQLHSLTYAYRDRRARKGDFRKLWIARINAAARLNDITYNRFIQGLKAAGVEVDRKILAELAVSDAEAFAGLVAVAKAALPQDVNAPAA, from the coding sequence ATGGCACGCGTCAAAAGGGCCGTCAACGCTCAGAAGAAGCGTCGTTCCATTCTCGAGGCCTCCAAGGGCTACCGCGGCCAGCGTTCGCGGCTGTACCGCAAGGCCAAAGAGCAGCAGCTGCACTCGCTCACCTACGCCTACCGGGACCGCCGGGCGCGCAAGGGTGACTTCCGCAAGCTGTGGATCGCCCGCATCAACGCCGCGGCGCGGCTGAACGACATCACCTACAACCGTTTCATCCAGGGCCTGAAGGCCGCGGGTGTCGAGGTGGACCGCAAGATCCTCGCCGAGCTCGCTGTCTCCGACGCCGAGGCGTTCGCCGGTCTCGTCGCCGTCGCCAAGGCCGCCCTGCCGCAGGACGTCAACGCGCCGGCTGCCTAA
- the rpmI gene encoding 50S ribosomal protein L35, producing the protein MPKMKSHSGASKRFKVSGKGKLLRQQANRRHLLEHKSTRRTRRLDGTEAVASVDVPRVKRLLGL; encoded by the coding sequence ATGCCGAAGATGAAGAGCCACAGCGGCGCCTCGAAGCGATTCAAGGTGTCCGGCAAGGGCAAGCTGCTTCGCCAGCAGGCCAACCGTCGCCACCTGTTGGAGCACAAGTCGACCCGCCGGACTCGTCGTCTGGACGGCACGGAGGCCGTCGCGTCCGTCGACGTCCCGCGCGTGAAGAGGCTGCTCGGTCTCTGA
- the pheS gene encoding phenylalanine--tRNA ligase subunit alpha, with amino-acid sequence MADDNDAVEQNATLTEEALAAAAAAAEKAFAAAADLDALAVAKTEHLGGKAPLALAQRALGSIPKSEKAEAGKRVNVARARVSEAFEARRAVLLAERDAAVLVAEAIDVTLPAGRRPVGARHPITVISEQIADVFVAMGWEVAEGPEVETEHFNFDALNFLPDHPARTMQDTFHIAPEGSRQVLRTHTSPVQVRSLLERELPIYVVCPGRTFRTDELDATHTPVFSQVEGLAVDKGLTMAHLRGTLDAFARALFGPDTRTRMRPNYFPFTEPSAEVDVWFPDKKGGAGWVEWGGCGMVNPKVLIASGIDPEVYSGFAFGMGLERTLQFRNGIPDMRDIVEGDVRFTLPFGVRS; translated from the coding sequence GTGGCCGACGACAACGACGCAGTCGAGCAGAACGCGACGCTGACCGAGGAGGCACTGGCCGCCGCGGCGGCGGCCGCCGAGAAAGCCTTTGCCGCTGCCGCCGACCTCGACGCGCTCGCGGTCGCGAAGACCGAGCACCTCGGCGGCAAGGCGCCGCTGGCGCTGGCCCAGCGCGCATTGGGCAGCATTCCCAAGTCCGAGAAGGCCGAGGCGGGTAAGCGCGTCAACGTGGCGCGGGCCCGCGTGTCCGAGGCGTTCGAGGCGCGGCGCGCCGTGCTGCTCGCCGAGCGCGATGCCGCGGTGCTGGTGGCCGAGGCGATCGACGTCACGCTGCCCGCCGGTCGGCGGCCGGTCGGCGCCAGGCATCCGATCACGGTCATCTCGGAACAGATCGCGGACGTGTTCGTCGCGATGGGCTGGGAGGTCGCCGAGGGCCCCGAGGTGGAGACCGAGCACTTCAACTTCGACGCGCTCAACTTCCTGCCCGACCACCCGGCCCGCACCATGCAGGACACCTTCCACATCGCTCCCGAGGGCTCGCGTCAGGTGCTGCGCACGCATACCTCGCCGGTCCAGGTGCGCTCGCTGCTGGAGCGGGAACTGCCGATCTACGTGGTGTGCCCCGGCCGCACCTTCCGCACCGACGAACTCGATGCCACGCACACCCCGGTCTTCTCCCAGGTGGAGGGACTGGCCGTGGACAAGGGCCTGACCATGGCGCACCTGCGCGGCACCCTGGACGCCTTCGCGCGGGCGCTGTTCGGTCCGGACACCCGAACCAGGATGCGGCCCAACTATTTTCCGTTCACCGAACCCTCGGCCGAGGTCGACGTCTGGTTCCCGGACAAGAAGGGCGGCGCGGGCTGGGTCGAGTGGGGCGGCTGCGGCATGGTGAACCCGAAGGTGCTGATCGCCAGCGGGATCGATCCCGAGGTGTACAGCGGGTTCGCGTTCGGGATGGGCCTGGAGCGGACGTTGCAGTTCCGCAACGGCATCCCGGACATGCGCGACATCGTCGAGGGCGACGTGCGCTTCACGCTGCCGTTCGGCGTGCGGTCCTGA